Proteins encoded together in one Dasypus novemcinctus isolate mDasNov1 chromosome 9, mDasNov1.1.hap2, whole genome shotgun sequence window:
- the TNFRSF14 gene encoding tumor necrosis factor receptor superfamily member 14 isoform X1, translated as MWPSPRGPGTRGRRPEAAPALPRPARPCVSTSVSLSFLALGVVLLASAHPSLTQALCKDEEYPVGSACCPKCDPGFRVKEAHGALTCSVCVPCLAGTYTAHLNGLSECLQCRVCDPAMGLRTRRECSSTENTVCGCPQRHVCVREDGDHCALCRPHTTCPPGQRVRENGTEWQDTLCEDCPAGTFTPHGALRECQPWTQCRGLLEWEAAPGTSSSDATCASSRNYLWALLLVLVSAAPGIIWLYLKKRRAPGHLHKVILSRCCWLAHCLGRNDTNP; from the exons ATGTGGCCTTCCCCCCGGGGGCCAGGCACCCGAGGTCGTCGCCCTGAGGCTG ctCCAGCCCTCCCTCGGCCCGCCCGCCCCTGCGTGTCCACGTCCGTGTCCTTGTCCTTCTTGGCCCTGGGCGTGGTCCTGCTGGCGTCCGCCCACCCCTCCCTGACGCAGGCCCTGTGCAAGGACGAGGAGTACCCGGTGGGCTCTGCCTGCTGCCCCAAGTGCGACCCAG GTTtccgggtgaaggaggcccacgGGGCCTTGACCTGCTCGGTGTGCGTGCCGTGCCTCGCGGGGACCTACACTGCCCACCTGAATGGCCTGAGCGAGTGCCTGCAGTGCCGCGTCTGCGACCCGG CCATGGGCCTGCGCACCCGGCGGGAGTGCTCCAGCACCGAGAACACCGTGTGTGGCTGTCCCCAGCGCCACGTCTGCGTCAGGGAAGACGGGGACCACTGCGCCCTGTGCCGGCCCCACACCACCTGCCCGCCCGGCCAGCGGGTGCGGGAGAACG GCACCGAGTGGCAGGACACGCTGTGTGAAGACTGCCCGGCGGGGACCTTCACTCCCCACGGGGCCCTGCGCGAGTGCCAGCCCTGGACCCA GTGCCGAGGCCTGCTGGAGTGGGAGGCGGCCCCTGGAACCAGCAGCTCAGATGCCACCTGTGCCTCCTCCAGGAACTACCTGTGGGCCCTCCTCCTCGTCCTTGTCAGCGCAGCTCCTGGCATCATTTGGCTGTACCTGAAGAAGAGAAGGGCTCCAG GTCACCTGCACAAGGTGATACTCTCCAGGTGTTGCTGGTTGGCCCACTGCCTTGGACGGAACGACACAAATCCTTAG
- the TNFRSF14 gene encoding tumor necrosis factor receptor superfamily member 14 isoform X2: MWPSPRGPGTRGRRPEAAPALPRPARPCVSTSVSLSFLALGVVLLASAHPSLTQALCKDEEYPVGSACCPKCDPGFRVKEAHGALTCSVCVPCLAGTYTAHLNGLSECLQCRVCDPAMGLRTRRECSSTENTVCGCPQRHVCVREDGDHCALCRPHTTCPPGQRVRENGTEWQDTLCEDCPAGTFTPHGALRECQPWTQNYLWALLLVLVSAAPGIIWLYLKKRRAPGHLHKVILSRCCWLAHCLGRNDTNP, encoded by the exons ATGTGGCCTTCCCCCCGGGGGCCAGGCACCCGAGGTCGTCGCCCTGAGGCTG ctCCAGCCCTCCCTCGGCCCGCCCGCCCCTGCGTGTCCACGTCCGTGTCCTTGTCCTTCTTGGCCCTGGGCGTGGTCCTGCTGGCGTCCGCCCACCCCTCCCTGACGCAGGCCCTGTGCAAGGACGAGGAGTACCCGGTGGGCTCTGCCTGCTGCCCCAAGTGCGACCCAG GTTtccgggtgaaggaggcccacgGGGCCTTGACCTGCTCGGTGTGCGTGCCGTGCCTCGCGGGGACCTACACTGCCCACCTGAATGGCCTGAGCGAGTGCCTGCAGTGCCGCGTCTGCGACCCGG CCATGGGCCTGCGCACCCGGCGGGAGTGCTCCAGCACCGAGAACACCGTGTGTGGCTGTCCCCAGCGCCACGTCTGCGTCAGGGAAGACGGGGACCACTGCGCCCTGTGCCGGCCCCACACCACCTGCCCGCCCGGCCAGCGGGTGCGGGAGAACG GCACCGAGTGGCAGGACACGCTGTGTGAAGACTGCCCGGCGGGGACCTTCACTCCCCACGGGGCCCTGCGCGAGTGCCAGCCCTGGACCCA GAACTACCTGTGGGCCCTCCTCCTCGTCCTTGTCAGCGCAGCTCCTGGCATCATTTGGCTGTACCTGAAGAAGAGAAGGGCTCCAG GTCACCTGCACAAGGTGATACTCTCCAGGTGTTGCTGGTTGGCCCACTGCCTTGGACGGAACGACACAAATCCTTAG
- the TNFRSF14 gene encoding tumor necrosis factor receptor superfamily member 14 isoform X3 gives MWPSPRGPGTRGRRPEAAPALPRPARPCVSTSVSLSFLALGVVLLASAHPSLTQALCKDEEYPVGSACCPKCDPGFRVKEAHGALTCSVCVPCLAGTYTAHLNGLSECLQCRVCDPGTEWQDTLCEDCPAGTFTPHGALRECQPWTQCRGLLEWEAAPGTSSSDATCASSRNYLWALLLVLVSAAPGIIWLYLKKRRAPGHLHKVILSRCCWLAHCLGRNDTNP, from the exons ATGTGGCCTTCCCCCCGGGGGCCAGGCACCCGAGGTCGTCGCCCTGAGGCTG ctCCAGCCCTCCCTCGGCCCGCCCGCCCCTGCGTGTCCACGTCCGTGTCCTTGTCCTTCTTGGCCCTGGGCGTGGTCCTGCTGGCGTCCGCCCACCCCTCCCTGACGCAGGCCCTGTGCAAGGACGAGGAGTACCCGGTGGGCTCTGCCTGCTGCCCCAAGTGCGACCCAG GTTtccgggtgaaggaggcccacgGGGCCTTGACCTGCTCGGTGTGCGTGCCGTGCCTCGCGGGGACCTACACTGCCCACCTGAATGGCCTGAGCGAGTGCCTGCAGTGCCGCGTCTGCGACCCGG GCACCGAGTGGCAGGACACGCTGTGTGAAGACTGCCCGGCGGGGACCTTCACTCCCCACGGGGCCCTGCGCGAGTGCCAGCCCTGGACCCA GTGCCGAGGCCTGCTGGAGTGGGAGGCGGCCCCTGGAACCAGCAGCTCAGATGCCACCTGTGCCTCCTCCAGGAACTACCTGTGGGCCCTCCTCCTCGTCCTTGTCAGCGCAGCTCCTGGCATCATTTGGCTGTACCTGAAGAAGAGAAGGGCTCCAG GTCACCTGCACAAGGTGATACTCTCCAGGTGTTGCTGGTTGGCCCACTGCCTTGGACGGAACGACACAAATCCTTAG
- the PRXL2B gene encoding prostamide/prostaglandin F synthase, with protein MSALDLARVGACVLKNAVTGEAVELRSLWQEQACVVAGLRRFGCQVCRWIARDLSDLGSLLEQHGVRLVGVGPEALGLQQFLEGGYFAGELYLDESKQFYRELGFKRYNGLSILPAALGKPVRDVAAKAKAAGIPGNLSGDLLQSGGLLVVSKGGEQVLLHFVQESPGDYAPRESILRALGISAAVQASELPPCDADVCGR; from the exons ATGAGCGCGCTGGACCTGGCCCGGGTGGGCGCGTGCGTCCTGAAGAACGCGGTGACCGGGGAG GCGGTGGAGCTGCGCAGCCTGTGGCAGGAGCAGGCGTGCGTGGTGGCGGGGCTGCGGCGCTTCGGCTGCCAGGTGTGTCGCTGGATCGCGCGGGACCTCAGCGACCTCGGGAGCCTCCTGGAGCAGCACGGCGTGCGCCTGGTGGGCGTGGGGCCCGAGGCCCTGGGCCTGCAGCAGTTCCTGGAGGGCGGCTACTTCGCGGGAG AGCTCTACCTGGATGAGAGCAAGCAGTTCTACAGGGAGCTGGGCTTCAAGCG GTACAACGGCTTGAGCATCCTGCCCGCCGCCCTGGGGAAGCCCGTGCGAGACGTGGCCGCCAAG GCCAAGGCTGCTGGCATCCCGGGGAACTTGTCTGGGGACCTGCTGCAGAGCGGAGGCCTGCTGGTGGTCAGCAAag GTGGCGAGCAGGTGCTGCTGCATTTCGTCCAGGAGTCCCCCGGGGACTACGCCCCCCGGGAGAGCATCCTGCGGGCCCTGGGCATCTCTGCCGCGGTCCAGGCCAGCGAGCTGCCCCCG TGTGATGCGGACGTGTGTGGGAGGTAG